The genomic DNA GCGCAATCTCGCATTCGCGACCATCGCATTCACGATCTGCTTCACGTCCTGGGGTCTGGTGACGCCCCTGGCCAAGCATCTGCAGGATCCCGAGGGCTGGTCCGACACCCAGGTGCTCGTCCTCGCGGCAGTGCCGGTGCTGTGCGGCTCGCTCCTGCGGCTGCCGGCCGGCTGGCTCGCCGACCGCTACGGCGGTCGCCTGATCTTCACGCTGATCATGGTGGCCTCGGTGATCCCGGCGGTGCTGCTCGGATACGTGACCGGATACACCACCCTGCTCGTGGTCGGGTTCTACATGGGCGCAGCGGGTTCGGCGTTCGCGGCCGGCGTCCCCTTCGTGGCCGGGTGGTACGACCGTTCGCGGCAGGGCTTCGCGGTCGGCGTCTATGGGATCGGCACGATCGGGCCGGCGATCGCGCTCCTGGTGGTGCCGCGCACCCTCGACCGGTACGGCCAGGCGTATCTGGGCTGGGGGATGGCGGCGGTGCTCGTCACCGGGGCCGCGATCACCTGGCTGCTCGCGCACGACGCGCCCAACCGGGCAAAGCCGACACGCTACGGGGACGTCGCCGGCGGCGGCTGGAGGCTCTACCGGCTGGCGCTGCTCTACTTCGTCACTTTCGGCGGCTTCGTGGCGATGTTCACGTTCCTGCAGAAGCTGCTCACGACCTGGTTCGCCCTGTCGGACGTCGACGCGGGCGCGCGTGCCGCAGGGTTCGCCGCGCTGGCCGTCGCGGCCCGCCCCGTGGGCGGCTGGATGTCGGACCGCTACGGCGCGGCGATCGTCCTCACCGCCGCCTTCGCCGGCGTCGCCGTCGACGGTGCCGTGCTGGCGGCGATCGCGACCCATCCGACCATCGTCACGGTCTCGATCGCCTGCCTCACGATGGGCGTGTTCCTCGGCGTGGGCAGCGGCGCAATCTTCAAGCTGGTGCCCAACGAGTTCCCCGAGAACCCGGGCGCGGCGACCGGCATCGTCGGCGCGATCGGCGGCCTCGGCGGCTTCTTCCCGCCCGTCGTGATGGGCCTCGTGAAGGGCTGGACGGGCAGCTTCGCCCTCGGGTTCATCGGGCTGCTCGCCTTCTGCATCATCTGCTTCGGCATCGCGCTCAGCCTGCTCATGCATACCCGGGCCGTGCGCACCGGGAGTAGAGTCGCAGCGTGAGCCGCGAAGCCTCGATGCGTGGGCCGGGCGGGAGCATGTTGCGGGCCCACGAGTTCTTCCGGCGCGGGCCGGTCAACGCCGAGGGCTGGAGCCAGCTGACGGCGAAGGGCCGCGACTGGGAGTCGTTCTACCGCGACCGCTGGCAGCACGACCGGGTCGTCCGCTCGACCCACGGCGTCAACTGCACCGGGTCGTGCTCCTGGAACGTGTACGTGAAGGACGGCCTCGTCACCCGGGAGACCCAGGCGGTCGACCACCCCTCGACCGGCCCGGACATGCCGGAGTACGAGCCGCGCGGATGCCCCCGCGGCGCCTCGTTCTCGTGGTACGTCTACTCGCCGATCCGGCTGCGCTACCCGTACGCGCGCGGGAGCCTGATCGAGATGTACAGGGCCGAGCGCGAGCGGCTCGGCGACCAAGGGCCGTCGGTGTCGATGAGAACGCCCACCATGTCATCTCCGCCGCCGCCGGGAGCGTCGCCGGCGTTGCGTGCGCGGCCGGCCTCCTCATCCTGATCTGGCGTCGCGCCGGCGCGATCCGGGTGCGCGTGACCACCACCCGC from Gaiellales bacterium includes the following:
- a CDS encoding MFS transporter: MQRAPRNLAFATIAFTICFTSWGLVTPLAKHLQDPEGWSDTQVLVLAAVPVLCGSLLRLPAGWLADRYGGRLIFTLIMVASVIPAVLLGYVTGYTTLLVVGFYMGAAGSAFAAGVPFVAGWYDRSRQGFAVGVYGIGTIGPAIALLVVPRTLDRYGQAYLGWGMAAVLVTGAAITWLLAHDAPNRAKPTRYGDVAGGGWRLYRLALLYFVTFGGFVAMFTFLQKLLTTWFALSDVDAGARAAGFAALAVAARPVGGWMSDRYGAAIVLTAAFAGVAVDGAVLAAIATHPTIVTVSIACLTMGVFLGVGSGAIFKLVPNEFPENPGAATGIVGAIGGLGGFFPPVVMGLVKGWTGSFALGFIGLLAFCIICFGIALSLLMHTRAVRTGSRVAA